A portion of the Equus quagga isolate Etosha38 chromosome 17, UCLA_HA_Equagga_1.0, whole genome shotgun sequence genome contains these proteins:
- the LOC124229364 gene encoding olfactory receptor 4P4-like, whose protein sequence is MENRNNITEFFLLGLSQKKEIEVLCFLLFLFCYIAILIGNLLVMISLTCSQLINQPMYFFLSYLSLSDLCYTSTVTPKLIIDLLAEKKTISYNGCMTQLFSMHFFGGIEVFILTGMAYDRYVAICKPLHYTVIMSRQKCDAIIAASCAGGFLHSFGQFLLTIFLPYCGPNEIDHYFCDVYPLLKLACIDTSRIGLLVIANSGLMGLVTFVVLLISYTVILYTVKSYSAENRHKALSTCSSHITVVVLFFVPLLFIYIRPATTLPEDKVFALFYTIIAPMLNPLIYTLRNTEIKNAIKKLWFRIIQSKEINGKTP, encoded by the coding sequence ATGGAAAATAGGAATAACATCACAGAATTTTTTCTCTTAGGACTttctcagaaaaaggaaatagaagttcTCTGTTTTTTACTGTTCTTATTTTGTTACATTGCAATTTTGATTGGAAATTTGCTTGTCATGATTTCTCTCACCTGCAGTCAGCTTATTAACCAGCCTATGTATTTCTTCCTGAGTTACCTTTCACTCTCAGACCTTTGCTACACCTCCACTGTGACCCCCAAGTTAATCATTGACTTATTGGCGGAAAAGAAGACCATTTCCTACAATGGATGCATGACACAGCTCTTTAGTATGCACTTCTTTGGGGGGATTGAGGTCTTCATCCTCACAGGGATGGcttatgaccgctatgtggccatttgCAAGCCCCTGCACTACACTGTCATCATGAGCAGGCAGAAGTGTGATGCCATTATCGCTGCTTCCTGTGCTGGGGGATTCCTACATTCTTTTGGTCAGTTTCTCCTCACCATCTTTCTACCCTACTGTGGGCCCAATGAAATAGATCACTACTTCTGCGATGTGTATCCTTTGCTGAAACTGGCCTGCATTGACACAAGCAGAATTGGTCTCCTCGTCATTGCCAATTCAGGCCTGATGGGTCTGGTGACTTTTGTCGTCTTGTTGATATCTTATACTGTGATCTTGTATACTGTCAAGTCCTACTCTGCAGAGAATCGTCACAAAGCTCTTTCTACATGCAGTTCCCACATCACTGTGGTGGtccttttttttgttcctttactCTTTATTTATATTCGACCAGCAACTACTTTACCAGAAGACAAAGTGTTTGCTCTTTTTTATACTATCATTGCTCCCATGCTCAACCCTCTGATATATACATTAAGAAACACGGAGATAAAAAATGCCATAAAGAAACTATGGTTCCGTATCATacaaagtaaggaaataaatggaaagactcCCTGA